In the genome of Hymenobacter cellulosivorans, one region contains:
- a CDS encoding T9SS-dependent choice-of-anchor J family protein: MTNWYKTGRSTQRWQKLALAALLAGGATAAQAQGLDYGPAGSQNVAGTYTDLGTTGTAITVANNDDANSAVIPIGFSFTFNRTAFTDFVLNTNGLIKLGTTAPAANITNYIAAPDVNIIAPLGGVDLAGSPNQTASPTEFRVATTGTAGSRVCTIQWENLADKTAQFATMQFQVKLYEGSNRIEFVYGTWTAGTAAPVGIGFLVGLKGSSANLTDRLFAQKASSATAWTTTIFVTDSGGLIPPHFTRNTFLPDAGRTYRFDRVTCAPVSGVYITPNATTAQVVYNAPSTSATYSLIYGAPGFNPATGGTTVAATASPANLTGLTPSTTYQVYVRSTCSATEQSLSGPYTLTTLCNPTAVTTFPYTENFDAVASGVLPCGISVANTNADTVSWKNRNNVPGSQGPIVVASSAPNAMTYYYNEDATTAGNDWFYTPPLLLRTGNRYQLSFKYRTSGNTLYPESMEVKYGSSASPAGQTTTLWSSSSIVANTYLDANATSTIPVLPITPTATGNYYIGFHAMSAADQFYIAVDNLQVTATAITGTSAALDYAINVFPNPSTGFFNLDIKGANAKGAMQVEVMNSLGQIVHTASVRDNQLNKLDLSNLAGGMYVLKVKSGNDFSVRNISIQK; this comes from the coding sequence ATGACAAACTGGTACAAAACGGGTCGTTCAACGCAACGTTGGCAGAAGCTGGCTTTGGCCGCCCTGCTAGCTGGTGGAGCTACAGCAGCTCAGGCCCAAGGGCTGGACTATGGACCGGCTGGTTCGCAAAACGTGGCCGGCACCTATACCGATCTGGGCACCACTGGCACTGCCATTACGGTGGCCAATAACGATGACGCCAACTCGGCAGTTATTCCAATCGGCTTCTCGTTTACCTTCAACCGGACGGCTTTCACGGATTTCGTACTGAACACCAACGGCCTCATCAAGCTGGGCACTACTGCTCCAGCGGCCAACATTACGAACTACATTGCGGCTCCCGACGTGAACATCATTGCCCCGCTGGGCGGCGTTGACCTGGCAGGCTCGCCGAACCAGACGGCCTCGCCTACGGAGTTCCGGGTAGCTACCACGGGTACGGCCGGCAGCCGGGTTTGCACGATTCAGTGGGAAAACCTGGCCGACAAGACGGCTCAGTTCGCCACGATGCAGTTTCAGGTGAAACTCTACGAGGGCTCAAACCGCATTGAGTTTGTGTACGGCACTTGGACGGCCGGCACGGCTGCGCCCGTTGGTATCGGCTTCCTGGTAGGCCTGAAAGGCTCCAGCGCCAACTTGACCGACCGTCTGTTTGCCCAAAAGGCTTCCAGCGCCACGGCCTGGACCACAACCATCTTCGTTACCGATTCGGGCGGACTTATTCCGCCGCACTTTACGCGTAACACCTTCCTGCCCGATGCCGGTCGTACGTACCGCTTCGACCGGGTTACCTGCGCCCCCGTATCGGGCGTATACATTACCCCGAACGCCACCACGGCCCAGGTAGTATATAACGCCCCGAGCACGAGTGCAACCTACTCGCTGATCTATGGTGCTCCCGGCTTTAACCCCGCTACGGGCGGCACGACGGTAGCTGCCACGGCTTCGCCCGCCAACCTGACGGGCCTGACCCCTTCTACCACGTATCAGGTGTATGTCCGCTCTACGTGCAGCGCTACTGAGCAGAGCCTGTCGGGCCCATACACCCTGACCACGCTCTGCAACCCGACGGCGGTTACGACTTTCCCCTACACGGAGAACTTCGATGCCGTAGCCAGCGGCGTACTGCCCTGCGGTATTTCAGTTGCTAACACCAACGCTGACACCGTATCGTGGAAAAACCGCAACAACGTACCCGGCAGCCAGGGTCCTATCGTTGTAGCGTCTTCGGCTCCAAACGCCATGACCTACTACTACAACGAGGACGCCACAACTGCCGGCAACGACTGGTTCTACACTCCCCCACTGTTGCTGCGCACCGGCAACCGTTACCAGCTTTCGTTTAAATACCGCACTAGCGGTAACACCCTCTACCCCGAGAGCATGGAAGTGAAATACGGCAGCTCGGCTAGCCCCGCTGGTCAGACGACGACCCTGTGGAGCAGCAGCTCTATTGTTGCCAACACGTACTTGGATGCCAACGCAACCAGCACCATTCCAGTACTGCCCATTACGCCTACCGCTACGGGTAACTATTACATCGGCTTCCATGCCATGAGTGCTGCCGACCAGTTCTACATTGCTGTTGACAACCTGCAGGTAACGGCTACGGCTATCACCGGGACTTCGGCTGCTCTGGACTACGCTATCAACGTATTCCCGAATCCTTCGACGGGCTTCTTCAACCTGGACATCAAAGGTGCTAACGCCAAAGGTGCTATGCAGGTGGAAGTAATGAACTCGCTGGGCCAGATCGTGCACACGGCTTCGGTACGAGACAACCAGCTCAACAAGCTGGACCTGTCGAACCTGGCCGGCGGCATGTACGTCCTGAAAGTGAAGTCGGGCAACGACTTCTCGGTTCGTAACATTTCGATCCAGAAGTAA
- a CDS encoding T9SS type A sorting domain-containing protein, with protein sequence MKKCLLLLLLMISAWLPTQAQYRTPGTGVRWTLAQLQAASGGYVTTVAGAVQVNDTIRLSARDTLDIRTNATIKMASLALFYVDGVLLINPRDSVKFTAIDPTKPFHSFSFSATSEGSVLRKTVVEYGGGLKVVDASLVLDSCVVRYQVASINNRATNSGAISLSGGTPRITNCRIYGNARSGILSPSNRPTSPIIRNNVLVANSTENGNWPQINLGIGGATPIIIQGNLVVGRFQMAGGISVSNLLGTAAVSQVLIRRNIVRNNRYGIAIVGGNITSYITQNVVADNNINPNAQTGGSGLNFNGTQTQVGVVSRNIIRGNLYGVTLQRSNTGTPAPRVSFGDLSSTDTTNVGRNLLTGNGNGGQVYDIYNNTAESFKAENNDWGTNSAAEIEAHVYHQPDNAALGLVDFLPFRTPILAAHSAQVLTTAVYPNPTTSFITFELNKSTVPAELRVLDLTGRVVATYAAQPVQGRLIFSTQALAAGLYTYRLTQESATTTGKFAVAK encoded by the coding sequence ATGAAGAAATGCTTACTCCTGCTTTTGCTGATGATTAGTGCCTGGCTGCCAACCCAGGCCCAGTACCGCACGCCCGGCACTGGCGTCCGCTGGACGCTAGCCCAGCTGCAGGCCGCTTCCGGGGGCTACGTTACGACGGTGGCCGGCGCAGTGCAGGTGAACGACACCATCCGGCTGTCGGCCCGCGACACGCTGGACATCCGCACTAACGCCACTATTAAAATGGCCTCTCTGGCTTTATTTTACGTGGATGGAGTGCTGCTCATTAACCCGCGCGACTCGGTCAAATTCACCGCCATTGACCCAACCAAGCCCTTCCACAGCTTCTCCTTTTCAGCCACTAGCGAAGGTTCCGTGCTGCGCAAAACCGTGGTGGAGTACGGTGGCGGCCTGAAAGTGGTAGACGCCAGCTTGGTGCTCGATAGCTGCGTAGTGCGCTACCAGGTGGCTTCCATCAACAACAGGGCTACCAACAGCGGGGCCATTAGCTTGTCGGGCGGCACGCCGCGCATTACCAACTGCCGCATCTATGGCAATGCCCGCTCCGGTATCCTGAGCCCTTCGAACCGGCCCACTTCCCCCATTATCCGCAACAACGTGCTGGTGGCCAACAGCACCGAGAATGGCAACTGGCCCCAGATTAACCTGGGCATTGGAGGCGCTACGCCCATTATTATTCAGGGCAACCTGGTAGTAGGTCGTTTCCAGATGGCGGGTGGCATCAGCGTTTCCAACCTACTGGGCACTGCCGCCGTGAGCCAGGTTCTGATCCGGCGCAACATTGTGCGCAACAACCGCTACGGTATTGCCATTGTCGGGGGCAATATCACGAGCTATATCACCCAGAACGTTGTCGCCGATAACAACATTAACCCCAACGCCCAGACCGGCGGCAGCGGGCTGAACTTCAATGGTACCCAGACGCAGGTAGGGGTGGTGTCGCGCAACATCATTCGCGGCAACCTCTACGGCGTGACCCTACAACGCTCTAATACCGGTACGCCGGCCCCGCGCGTGAGCTTCGGCGACCTGAGTAGCACTGATACAACCAATGTGGGTCGTAACCTGCTGACGGGTAACGGTAACGGAGGGCAGGTGTACGATATCTACAACAACACCGCCGAAAGCTTCAAAGCCGAAAACAATGACTGGGGCACCAACTCGGCCGCTGAAATTGAGGCTCACGTCTACCATCAGCCCGATAACGCCGCCCTGGGCCTAGTCGATTTCCTGCCATTCCGCACGCCGATACTGGCCGCCCATTCGGCCCAGGTGCTGACTACGGCCGTGTATCCTAATCCGACTACGAGCTTCATCACCTTTGAGCTGAATAAATCCACGGTGCCGGCCGAGCTGCGCGTGCTCGATTTAACGGGCCGCGTGGTGGCTACCTACGCCGCCCAGCCCGTGCAGGGGCGTCTGATATTTTCAACCCAGGCACTGGCCGCCGGCCTCTATACTTACCGCCTGACTCAGGAAAGTGCTACCACTACCGGGAAGTTTGCCGTAGCTAAGTAG
- a CDS encoding cytochrome c biogenesis protein: protein MKNNWWKALAVVLLLYTAVAGLLVPVPRLAILNETIRNLYFHVPMWFGMTFILIASVVYSVRYLRNPLPELDIRSHEAARTGILMGCVGLATGSIWAKYTWGTWWTNDPKLNGAAIAMLIYGAYLVLRSSFTDEQQRARISAIYNIFAFATAMPLFYILPRLTDSLHPGAGGNPAFAKYDLDDNMRLVFYPAVIGWTLLAFWLAQVASRIALLKQKVYEKQLA, encoded by the coding sequence ATGAAAAACAACTGGTGGAAAGCGCTGGCCGTGGTGCTGCTGCTGTATACGGCGGTGGCAGGCTTGCTCGTGCCGGTGCCCCGGCTGGCTATTCTAAACGAAACCATCCGCAACCTGTATTTCCACGTGCCAATGTGGTTCGGCATGACCTTCATCCTGATTGCCTCGGTCGTGTACTCGGTGCGCTACCTGCGCAACCCGTTGCCCGAGCTGGATATCCGCTCCCACGAGGCGGCCCGTACCGGTATTCTGATGGGCTGCGTGGGTTTGGCTACGGGCAGCATCTGGGCCAAATATACCTGGGGCACGTGGTGGACCAACGACCCCAAGCTCAACGGCGCGGCCATTGCCATGCTGATTTATGGCGCATATCTGGTGCTGCGCTCCTCTTTTACCGACGAGCAGCAGCGGGCCCGGATTTCGGCCATCTACAACATCTTCGCCTTCGCCACGGCTATGCCGCTCTTCTACATCCTGCCCCGCCTCACCGACTCGCTCCATCCCGGCGCGGGCGGCAACCCGGCGTTTGCCAAGTACGACCTCGACGACAATATGCGCCTGGTGTTTTACCCGGCCGTTATTGGCTGGACGCTACTGGCCTTCTGGCTGGCTCAGGTGGCCAGCCGCATTGCTCTGCTCAAACAAAAAGTATATGAAAAACAGCTTGCCTAA
- a CDS encoding CcmD family protein: MKNSLPKLRSALVLLVALLLPVFHAAAQSATGADSPEMADTLRQNGKIYVVVAVITVVLAGLLAFLVSLDRKVGRLERELKD; the protein is encoded by the coding sequence ATGAAAAACAGCTTGCCTAAGCTCCGTTCGGCTCTGGTGCTGCTGGTGGCCCTGCTGCTGCCCGTGTTCCACGCCGCTGCCCAGTCGGCTACTGGCGCTGACTCGCCCGAAATGGCCGATACCCTGCGCCAGAACGGTAAAATCTACGTGGTAGTGGCCGTCATTACCGTGGTGTTGGCTGGTTTGCTGGCCTTCCTCGTGTCGCTCGACCGTAAGGTGGGCCGCCTTGAGCGGGAGCTGAAAGACTAG
- a CDS encoding heme exporter protein CcmB: MLLREIWYLIQKDFRLEWRQRAALSGMLLYVGSTVFVCYLSFALRGGELPVPAWNALFWIILLFTAVNAVAKGFLQESRGRLLYYYTLVQPQAVIMAKIVYNALLLLGLALAGFGLYAVVLGNPVQNLPLFLANVVLGAVGFASTLTLVSGIAAKATNSSTLMAVLGFPLMVPMLLLLIKVSKNALDGLEFEASRSSLLTLVALNMIVSAVSYLLFPFLWRS, encoded by the coding sequence TTGCTCCTCCGCGAGATTTGGTATTTGATTCAGAAGGACTTCCGCTTGGAATGGCGGCAGCGCGCCGCCCTCAGCGGGATGCTGCTCTACGTGGGCAGCACCGTATTTGTGTGCTACCTGAGCTTCGCTCTGCGTGGTGGCGAGCTGCCAGTACCCGCCTGGAACGCCCTGTTCTGGATTATTCTGCTTTTTACCGCCGTGAATGCCGTGGCCAAAGGGTTTTTACAGGAAAGCCGTGGCCGGCTGCTCTACTATTACACTTTGGTGCAACCCCAGGCCGTTATTATGGCCAAGATTGTGTATAACGCCCTGCTACTGTTAGGGTTGGCACTAGCTGGCTTCGGGCTGTACGCCGTTGTGCTGGGCAACCCGGTGCAAAACCTGCCGCTGTTTCTGGCCAACGTCGTGCTGGGTGCCGTGGGCTTTGCTTCCACGCTAACCCTGGTGTCGGGTATTGCGGCCAAAGCCACCAATAGCAGCACGCTGATGGCTGTGCTGGGCTTTCCGCTAATGGTGCCCATGCTGCTGCTGCTTATCAAAGTATCCAAGAACGCGCTGGACGGGCTGGAGTTTGAGGCCAGCCGCAGCTCCCTGCTCACACTGGTGGCTCTGAACATGATTGTGAGTGCCGTGTCGTACCTGTTGTTTCCCTTCTTATGGCGGAGCTAA
- the ccsA gene encoding cytochrome c biogenesis protein CcsA produces the protein MLNTFIGDLGHLSVIVAFVAATVAAYSYYMAARNQPLGETDGSWLRIGRGAFLLHSVAVISIIVCLFTIIYTHRYEYYYAWSHSSNHLPVHYMISCFWEGQEGSFLLWIFWHVCLGLAIMRFHRKWEAPVMAVFAFVQLFLTSMILGVVVLDVKLGSSPFILLRDFLVDLPVFKMNPNFVPKDGTGLNPLLQNYWMVIHPPTLFLGFALTLVPFAFAIAGLWKGELIKWVKPSLPWALLGGLVLGVGVMMGAYWAYETLNFGGYWNWDPVENAVYIPWLVLVAAIHGMVLWQRSRTALRTSFVLVIASFLLILYATFLTRSGVLGNASVHSFTDLGLSGQLLIYLMAFVVLAIWLLVARWKSIPVSEKELTTYNPELWVFVGATVLCLGAFQVLFTTSIPVYNAFLGFLGIKSNLALPADQIAHYTKIQLWMGVLVAFLTGLAQIMWWQKNDKETLTNSLAVPGMITLLSAALVILLVRYNKLQMSPVYIVLLTTGLFGVLANLGVVLTLVRRRVALSGGGIAHIGISLMLLGILASAGYSNIISKNVSGMVYSKEFPEDLNRDNVLLWRNESAPMGGYDISYTGQYYDVPGVPGYVNKELLFRTDDEYKALARADIKAEGKVYYKAGDTVEILPENTYYKVDYKEKKSGNTFTLYPRAQVNEEMGGLLASPDIKRFASHDIYSHISSVPDPSKEKDWSEVKEHVLSIGDTIYLNDYFAVFRGVEPAHETAGLGLAKGDLAIQGDFLVFGEKKQYHVHPMFVVRNSQVGRVSDEVEDLGLRMVFINVDPTKQKFTFGVSTTQKDYIILKAMEKPFINLLWSGTLLMALGFGMALVKRRREARVAEAKTPAAAPVKVRKAKPQVAA, from the coding sequence ATGCTTAATACCTTCATCGGTGACCTGGGGCACCTGAGTGTTATCGTGGCTTTTGTGGCTGCCACGGTAGCGGCTTACTCCTATTATATGGCGGCCCGCAACCAGCCGCTCGGGGAAACCGATGGGTCGTGGCTGCGCATTGGGCGCGGTGCGTTTTTACTGCACAGCGTGGCGGTAATTTCCATTATCGTCTGCCTGTTTACCATCATCTACACTCACCGGTACGAGTACTATTACGCCTGGAGCCACTCCAGCAACCACCTGCCGGTGCACTACATGATTTCCTGCTTCTGGGAAGGGCAGGAGGGCTCGTTCCTACTCTGGATTTTCTGGCATGTATGCCTGGGCCTGGCCATCATGCGCTTTCACCGTAAGTGGGAGGCCCCGGTAATGGCCGTATTTGCTTTCGTGCAGCTCTTCCTGACGTCCATGATTCTGGGTGTGGTGGTGCTGGACGTAAAGCTGGGCTCCTCGCCCTTCATCCTGCTGCGCGACTTCCTGGTTGATCTGCCGGTGTTCAAGATGAACCCCAACTTTGTGCCCAAAGACGGTACTGGCCTCAACCCGCTGCTGCAGAACTATTGGATGGTGATTCACCCGCCCACGCTGTTCTTGGGCTTTGCCCTGACGCTGGTGCCATTTGCCTTTGCTATTGCTGGCCTCTGGAAAGGGGAGCTTATCAAATGGGTTAAACCTTCCCTGCCCTGGGCGCTGCTCGGTGGCCTCGTGCTGGGCGTAGGGGTTATGATGGGCGCTTACTGGGCCTACGAAACGCTGAACTTCGGCGGCTACTGGAACTGGGACCCGGTTGAAAATGCCGTCTACATTCCTTGGCTGGTGCTGGTGGCCGCTATTCACGGCATGGTGCTGTGGCAGCGCAGCCGCACGGCTTTGCGCACGTCTTTCGTGCTGGTTATTGCCTCCTTCCTACTCATTCTCTACGCTACTTTCCTGACCCGGAGCGGCGTGCTGGGCAATGCCTCAGTGCACTCCTTTACCGATCTTGGGCTGTCGGGCCAGCTGCTGATTTACCTGATGGCCTTCGTGGTGCTGGCTATTTGGCTGCTCGTAGCCCGCTGGAAGTCGATTCCGGTTTCGGAGAAAGAGCTAACTACGTACAACCCCGAGCTGTGGGTATTCGTGGGCGCTACGGTATTGTGCCTGGGTGCTTTCCAGGTGCTGTTCACGACCAGCATTCCGGTGTATAATGCCTTCCTGGGCTTCCTGGGCATCAAGTCGAACCTGGCGCTGCCCGCCGACCAAATTGCGCACTACACCAAAATACAGCTGTGGATGGGCGTGCTGGTAGCTTTCCTGACGGGCCTGGCCCAAATCATGTGGTGGCAGAAGAACGATAAGGAAACCCTCACCAACTCCTTGGCCGTGCCCGGCATGATTACACTGCTCAGCGCGGCCCTCGTAATTCTGCTGGTACGCTACAACAAGCTGCAGATGAGCCCGGTCTACATCGTGCTGCTCACCACCGGCCTGTTTGGCGTGCTGGCCAACCTGGGAGTAGTCCTGACGCTGGTTCGGCGGCGCGTGGCGCTGTCGGGCGGTGGTATTGCCCACATCGGTATTTCGCTAATGCTGTTGGGTATTCTGGCCTCGGCCGGCTACTCTAACATTATTTCCAAGAACGTGTCGGGTATGGTGTACTCCAAGGAGTTTCCCGAAGATCTGAACCGTGACAACGTGCTGCTGTGGCGCAACGAGTCGGCCCCGATGGGCGGCTACGACATCAGCTACACCGGCCAGTACTACGACGTGCCCGGCGTGCCTGGCTACGTCAACAAGGAGTTACTTTTCCGCACCGACGACGAGTACAAGGCTCTGGCCCGCGCCGACATCAAGGCCGAAGGCAAAGTGTATTACAAGGCTGGTGACACGGTCGAAATCCTGCCCGAAAACACTTACTATAAGGTTGATTACAAGGAAAAGAAGTCGGGCAACACCTTCACGCTGTATCCTCGGGCCCAGGTAAACGAGGAAATGGGCGGCCTGCTGGCCTCGCCAGACATCAAGCGTTTCGCCAGCCACGACATATACTCCCACATTAGCTCCGTGCCCGACCCCAGCAAGGAAAAGGACTGGAGCGAAGTAAAGGAGCACGTGCTGTCCATCGGCGACACGATTTACCTGAACGACTACTTCGCCGTGTTCCGTGGCGTAGAGCCAGCCCACGAAACGGCGGGCCTGGGCCTGGCCAAGGGTGACCTGGCCATTCAGGGCGATTTTCTAGTATTTGGCGAGAAGAAGCAGTACCACGTACACCCCATGTTTGTGGTGCGCAACAGCCAGGTAGGCCGCGTATCGGATGAGGTAGAAGACCTGGGTCTGCGCATGGTGTTCATCAACGTGGACCCCACCAAGCAGAAGTTCACCTTCGGCGTAAGCACCACCCAGAAGGACTATATCATCCTGAAGGCCATGGAGAAACCCTTCATCAATTTGCTCTGGAGCGGTACGCTGCTGATGGCTCTTGGTTTCGGTATGGCCCTGGTAAAACGCCGCCGCGAAGCTCGTGTGGCCGAAGCCAAAACTCCTGCCGCAGCGCCGGTGAAAGTGCGTAAGGCTAAGCCTCAAGTAGCCGCGTAA
- a CDS encoding cytochrome c maturation protein CcmE domain-containing protein — MKKSHLFVIGIIAVAIVIIMSTVGDASVYVSFREARERAADGNLTKVHVVGRLPRDGQKNILGLEYNPTLDPNYFAFTLVDTNRIAQRVIYFNPKPQDFDKSEQVVITGAMRNDVFVADKILLKCPSKYVEKDIKGATASVN, encoded by the coding sequence ATGAAAAAATCTCATCTCTTCGTCATTGGCATCATTGCCGTTGCTATTGTCATCATCATGAGTACCGTGGGCGATGCCAGCGTGTACGTCTCGTTCCGCGAGGCGCGGGAGCGGGCCGCCGATGGCAACCTGACCAAAGTACACGTGGTAGGGCGTCTGCCGCGCGATGGGCAAAAGAACATTCTGGGCCTGGAGTATAACCCGACGCTGGACCCGAACTACTTTGCCTTTACCCTGGTCGATACCAACCGCATTGCCCAGCGCGTGATTTACTTCAACCCCAAGCCCCAGGATTTCGACAAGTCGGAGCAGGTGGTTATCACTGGGGCTATGCGCAACGACGTGTTCGTGGCCGACAAGATTTTGCTGAAATGTCCTTCCAAGTACGTGGAGAAGGACATTAAGGGCGCTACCGCCTCAGTTAATTAG
- a CDS encoding CDP-alcohol phosphatidyltransferase family protein, which yields MKNHLPNAVTCLNLFAGCLALCNIFAGHLETAAYLVGLAAAFDFADGLLARALHASSPIGKDLDSLADMVSFGVVPGAILFHLLGQSSGLPEWLPYAGFIVTVFSALRLAKFNNDTRQTTSFIGLPTPACTLVVASLPLILAHDSFGLTSFILNPWVLLGLTVLLSGLLVAEIPLFALKFKNLTWQDNSLRFIFLLLAVILLIGLQATAIPLIVLLYVLLSVVRPAYG from the coding sequence ATGAAGAATCACCTTCCTAACGCGGTTACCTGCCTCAATCTGTTTGCGGGTTGCCTGGCCCTGTGCAACATTTTCGCTGGTCACCTCGAAACGGCTGCCTACCTGGTGGGCCTGGCCGCCGCCTTCGATTTTGCCGACGGGCTACTGGCCCGGGCCCTGCACGCCTCCTCTCCCATCGGCAAGGACCTTGACTCTTTAGCCGACATGGTGTCATTTGGCGTAGTACCCGGGGCCATTCTGTTTCACTTGCTGGGCCAAAGCAGCGGGCTGCCGGAGTGGCTGCCTTACGCGGGTTTTATCGTGACGGTCTTCTCGGCTCTGCGGTTGGCCAAGTTCAACAACGATACCCGGCAGACAACTTCCTTTATCGGGCTGCCTACGCCGGCCTGTACGCTGGTGGTAGCCTCTTTGCCCCTCATCCTGGCCCACGACTCATTCGGGCTGACCTCCTTCATCCTCAATCCGTGGGTGCTGCTGGGGCTGACGGTACTGCTTTCCGGGCTGCTGGTGGCCGAAATTCCGCTGTTCGCCCTCAAGTTTAAGAACCTGACCTGGCAAGACAACTCCCTGCGTTTTATCTTTCTGCTGCTGGCCGTAATTCTGCTCATCGGACTGCAAGCCACCGCCATTCCGCTGATTGTGCTGTTGTACGTACTGCTGTCGGTGGTGCGGCCAGCCTACGGCTAA
- a CDS encoding MBL fold metallo-hydrolase yields MTVSGFTFNAFSENTYLLHDATGQCVVVDPGCYDKAEQQALQAFIEAQGLQVVLLVNTHCHIDHVFGNAFILDTYKVPFLIHEADLATLRAVPTYAPSYGFAQYSPAEPTGFLTAGTPVRFGNTELEVRFTPGHAPGHVVFYHAPTQVVIGGDVLFQGSIGRTDLPGGDYQTLINSIRTELLTLPDAVTVYPGHGPATTIGAERIGNPFLR; encoded by the coding sequence ATGACCGTTTCTGGCTTTACGTTCAACGCCTTTTCCGAAAACACTTACCTGCTGCATGATGCCACCGGCCAGTGCGTCGTCGTCGACCCTGGCTGCTACGACAAGGCCGAGCAACAGGCACTGCAGGCTTTCATCGAGGCCCAGGGGCTGCAGGTAGTGCTGCTGGTGAATACCCACTGCCACATCGACCACGTTTTCGGCAACGCGTTTATTCTGGACACCTACAAGGTTCCGTTTCTGATTCACGAAGCCGACTTGGCCACGCTGCGGGCCGTGCCGACCTACGCGCCCAGCTACGGCTTCGCCCAGTATAGCCCCGCCGAGCCCACCGGCTTTCTGACGGCCGGCACGCCCGTCCGGTTTGGCAATACCGAGCTGGAGGTGCGCTTCACGCCGGGCCACGCCCCGGGCCATGTCGTGTTTTACCATGCCCCTACCCAGGTGGTTATCGGCGGCGACGTGCTGTTTCAGGGCAGCATCGGCCGCACCGACCTGCCCGGCGGCGACTACCAGACGCTTATCAACAGCATCCGCACCGAGCTACTCACCCTGCCCGATGCCGTGACGGTATATCCCGGTCACGGCCCAGCCACTACCATTGGGGCAGAACGAATAGGCAATCCGTTCCTGCGCTAA
- a CDS encoding NAD(P)/FAD-dependent oxidoreductase — MALRELLEALATEGLQNGWLRRETFDPQQLVVTDSGVVYGESVRARHIIFCEGSAATQNPYFNWLPLRPNQGEVLDVECPGLSEAQVLNRGAYVVPLGQQRFRVGATYRRPPFAESITDEARQELSHKLSTMTDQPFVVTGQRMGMRPTVPDRKPLVGTHPARPVVSICNGFGSKGVMIAPRLAAHFADVLEGTAELWSEVNIERYSALYLASLSEAGVSS, encoded by the coding sequence GTGGCCCTGCGCGAGTTGCTGGAGGCCTTGGCCACTGAGGGGCTGCAAAATGGGTGGCTGCGGCGCGAAACTTTTGACCCGCAACAGCTTGTTGTCACCGACAGCGGCGTTGTTTACGGGGAAAGTGTGCGGGCTCGGCATATTATCTTCTGTGAAGGCAGCGCGGCGACGCAAAATCCGTACTTTAACTGGCTGCCGCTGCGACCCAACCAGGGCGAGGTGCTCGATGTGGAGTGCCCGGGCTTATCCGAAGCCCAGGTCCTCAACCGGGGCGCTTACGTAGTGCCACTAGGACAGCAACGCTTTCGGGTGGGAGCCACGTACCGGCGGCCCCCATTTGCGGAATCGATTACCGACGAGGCCCGGCAGGAGCTCAGCCACAAGCTGAGCACGATGACGGACCAGCCGTTTGTGGTGACCGGCCAGCGCATGGGAATGCGCCCGACCGTGCCCGACCGCAAACCTTTGGTGGGTACGCATCCGGCCCGGCCGGTTGTGAGTATATGTAATGGCTTCGGCTCCAAGGGAGTAATGATTGCTCCGCGGCTGGCCGCCCATTTTGCCGATGTGCTGGAAGGCACCGCGGAATTATGGTCCGAGGTCAATATCGAGCGGTATTCTGCGTTATACTTAGCTAGTCTTTCCGAGGCTGGCGTTTCTTCCTGA